A region of Vibrio tubiashii ATCC 19109 DNA encodes the following proteins:
- a CDS encoding winged helix-turn-helix domain-containing protein: protein MKSLSLSQAQKLALIAQGLPVGKSKGSAYSKTLNAFEQLGYVQIDTISVVQRAHHHTLWSRNPSYQPKHLDQLVADRKVFEYWSHAAAYLPMSNFRYSLPRKAAIKSGQQKHWYCNDRQLMSDVLKRIESEGPLMAKDFESKAHKTDGWHTKPTKQALENLYMQGDLMIAERRGFHKVYDLTSRVLPTSVDTSMPTPQEHARFLVMSYLKAHSFGTLAEMTYQLKDVKQHVKQALHDLIESGEIEQIKIGEGEYVVESEALQLLDKRINRKRAKILSPFDNLLIQRKRANTVFNFDYLIECYVPQAKRQFGYFCLPILWDGKLVARADCKVDKNKSVLNVLHLFTEPSIKDKAAFLTALDEELQAFATFNHCEHFAILKLSENR from the coding sequence ATGAAGTCACTCTCTCTATCTCAAGCACAAAAGCTTGCCCTCATCGCCCAAGGGCTTCCCGTAGGAAAGTCAAAAGGCAGTGCTTACAGCAAAACACTCAACGCTTTCGAGCAACTAGGGTATGTGCAGATAGATACGATTTCCGTTGTTCAAAGAGCCCATCACCATACACTTTGGAGTCGTAACCCAAGCTATCAACCCAAGCACCTTGATCAGCTTGTCGCTGACCGCAAAGTCTTTGAATACTGGTCTCACGCCGCCGCTTATCTACCTATGAGCAACTTTCGCTACAGTTTACCGCGAAAGGCGGCGATCAAATCCGGTCAGCAAAAACACTGGTACTGCAATGACCGTCAATTGATGAGCGATGTTCTTAAGCGCATCGAGTCCGAAGGCCCACTGATGGCAAAAGACTTTGAGTCAAAAGCCCATAAAACGGATGGGTGGCATACCAAGCCGACTAAGCAAGCCTTAGAAAACCTATACATGCAGGGCGATCTAATGATTGCTGAGCGAAGAGGGTTTCACAAAGTCTATGACTTAACTTCACGCGTGTTACCCACTAGCGTCGATACTTCCATGCCAACGCCTCAAGAACACGCGCGATTTCTTGTCATGAGTTACCTCAAAGCACACAGCTTTGGTACTCTCGCGGAGATGACCTACCAGCTTAAAGACGTCAAACAGCATGTGAAACAAGCGCTACATGATTTAATAGAGAGTGGCGAAATTGAGCAGATAAAAATAGGTGAAGGCGAGTATGTGGTAGAAAGCGAAGCACTTCAGTTGCTCGACAAACGCATCAATCGAAAACGGGCAAAGATACTCTCTCCGTTTGATAATCTGCTTATTCAAAGAAAACGTGCCAATACTGTATTCAACTTTGACTATCTGATTGAATGCTACGTCCCCCAAGCTAAAAGGCAATTTGGATATTTCTGTTTACCGATTTTATGGGATGGCAAATTAGTCGCGCGGGCAGACTGCAAGGTTGATAAGAATAAGTCTGTGCTAAACGTACTTCACCTGTTCACCGAGCCTTCAATAAAGGATAAAGCGGCATTTTTAACCGCATTAGACGAAGAGCTTCAAGCATTTGCCACGTTCAATCACTGTGAACATTTTGCCATCTTGAAGCTGTCTGAAAACCGTTAG
- a CDS encoding multidrug effflux MFS transporter, with protein sequence MSKPIQFRTILLACLIISIGQLSMGLVFPSLPWIAKDFSISLDQAQLLVSVYLLGFGPSQFIYGPISDALGRKKVLLTGLLIALSGLMVIIVLKDSFNGMILGRFLQGLGTGCCAVLARASTRDRYSGAQLPVALSYIAMAASITPLVAPVIGGFINYHFGWSMVFVSLLGYVAIAWGLLAFRFDETLSATNKIPSPKQMVQQYKQLLTSRYFMSFASIGWLNFSLMITTVSIMPFIMQDQIGMTSDAYALWAIIPALGMITGTSICNRVRPMIGSRKLLLFTPILHLSSALWFFVCPLEPLYLMIGQLLMILGNGIALPCAQAMVMQPYKKQAGAAAAMSGGGQMIVSSIVSMALVQFGLSQAWHLSIVIVIFAVITLGNILRGFNAVQSMEQQGKSITT encoded by the coding sequence ATGAGTAAACCCATTCAATTTCGAACCATCTTACTGGCGTGTTTAATCATCAGTATTGGTCAGCTCAGCATGGGGTTGGTTTTCCCATCGCTGCCATGGATCGCGAAAGACTTTTCTATCTCGCTCGATCAAGCACAGCTTCTAGTCAGTGTGTACTTACTAGGCTTTGGTCCCTCACAATTTATCTACGGTCCAATTTCCGATGCTCTGGGGCGTAAAAAAGTACTGCTTACCGGATTACTGATCGCCCTTTCAGGTCTGATGGTGATCATTGTGTTGAAAGATTCCTTCAATGGCATGATATTAGGGCGCTTTCTGCAAGGGTTAGGTACGGGCTGCTGCGCAGTACTCGCTAGAGCATCAACTAGAGACAGATACAGTGGTGCCCAGTTACCTGTCGCCCTATCCTACATCGCCATGGCCGCTTCCATTACTCCATTGGTTGCGCCTGTTATCGGTGGGTTCATTAACTACCACTTTGGCTGGTCGATGGTGTTCGTTTCTTTACTTGGTTATGTCGCTATAGCCTGGGGACTACTCGCTTTCAGATTTGATGAAACGCTCTCAGCGACCAACAAGATTCCGTCACCAAAACAGATGGTACAGCAATATAAACAGTTACTAACATCGCGCTATTTCATGAGCTTTGCCAGCATAGGTTGGCTTAACTTTAGTTTGATGATTACCACTGTCTCCATCATGCCTTTTATCATGCAAGACCAGATCGGCATGACATCAGACGCATACGCACTATGGGCGATCATTCCCGCACTGGGGATGATTACCGGTACCAGTATCTGCAACCGTGTCAGACCTATGATTGGCAGCAGAAAATTACTGCTTTTTACGCCGATACTGCATTTAAGCTCTGCACTGTGGTTTTTCGTTTGTCCGCTTGAGCCTCTGTATCTGATGATCGGCCAATTGCTAATGATTCTCGGAAACGGGATTGCGCTCCCTTGTGCCCAAGCTATGGTCATGCAACCATACAAAAAACAGGCAGGAGCAGCAGCGGCAATGTCTGGGGGTGGGCAAATGATCGTTTCTTCGATTGTCAGTATGGCGCTGGTTCAATTTGGTTTAAGTCAGGCATGGCATTTATCGATTGTTATCGTGATTTTTGCGGTGATTACCCTAGGGAATATCTTGCGCGGCTTTAATGCGGTGCAGTCCATGGAGCAACAAGGAAAAAGCATCACAACATGA
- a CDS encoding recombinase family protein has protein sequence MTTYIYTRFSPKNRAYTEHLELLQSAAAESEHIEDKVRGNVPPLERPGFKLLLEKVKPGDTLYIWWLTVFGRDFSQARNTLEALLDKGLTIKTLCEPLTLQSGCTHTQSMLSLLSGYAKVQIQHRLFAAELGREELKGDPERWKEKFRGRPADKHKHQQIKSLLLEGETMQSVATACDVSLSTVKRVKAKLNKLDQEGCLRRRGHHGDPSGEV, from the coding sequence ATGACCACTTACATCTACACGCGTTTTTCTCCCAAAAACCGAGCCTATACTGAACACCTAGAATTACTTCAAAGTGCTGCTGCAGAGAGTGAACACATTGAAGATAAAGTCCGTGGTAATGTACCGCCATTGGAGCGCCCTGGTTTCAAGCTGTTACTTGAAAAGGTCAAGCCCGGCGACACCCTATACATCTGGTGGTTAACGGTTTTTGGTCGCGACTTTTCTCAGGCCAGAAACACGCTAGAAGCACTGCTTGATAAAGGGCTAACCATCAAAACCCTGTGCGAACCATTAACTCTGCAAAGCGGCTGCACTCACACTCAATCAATGCTCAGTTTGCTGTCTGGTTACGCGAAAGTTCAAATCCAACACCGGCTATTTGCTGCTGAGTTAGGTCGAGAAGAGTTAAAGGGAGATCCCGAGCGCTGGAAAGAGAAGTTTCGTGGTCGACCTGCCGACAAACACAAGCATCAGCAGATCAAGTCTTTGCTTCTTGAAGGTGAGACGATGCAAAGTGTCGCCACTGCCTGCGATGTTAGCCTATCCACCGTCAAACGGGTCAAAGCCAAACTCAATAAACTCGACCAAGAAGGTTGTTTACGTCGTCGCGGTCATCATGGCGATCCATCTGGTGAGGTGTAA